From one Lotus japonicus ecotype B-129 chromosome 3, LjGifu_v1.2 genomic stretch:
- the LOC130744916 gene encoding uncharacterized protein LOC130744916, giving the protein MAIDDLATIDALKENWSVVAKGCKIHATVRKTLIYRFQYLLSEGRVYQILFFGVGESGRDFRPTSYLFKINFDIHTFMCLVPNKAINLSPYNFVPISDIMFKDLYTSFLIGFGLIFYDFEDVIGILTGASAETEFEKNGTK; this is encoded by the exons ATGGCTATCGACGATCTCGCCACCATCGATGCCTTAAAGGAGAATTGGTCTGTTGTTGCAAAG gGTTGTAAGATTCATGCTACGGTTAGGAAGACTCTTATATACCGATTCCAATATTTGCTGAGTGAAGGACGCGTAtatcaaattttgttttttggtgttggtgaaagcggTCGTGATTTCCGTCCAACCTCGTACTtattcaagatcaactttgatattcatacaTTTATGTGCTTGGTTCCAAACAAAGCCATCAACTTAAGCCCTTACAATTTTGTGCCAATATCTGATATAATGTTTAAGGATCTTTATACGTCTTTTCTTATTG GTTTTGGATTAATTTTCTATGATTTTGAAGATGTGATTGGAATtctcactggtgcaagtgctgaaACTGAGTTTGAGAAAAATGGAACAAAGTAG
- the LOC130742924 gene encoding uncharacterized protein LOC130742924, with amino-acid sequence MANVAIIELDRKCAKTVEEIVKLERKIFPKHESLASFFDDELRKKNSGLLCLHVDGELAGYVMYSWPSSLYASITKLAVKEQWRKQGHGEALLKAAIQKCRSRKVSRIMLHVDPLRTPAVNLYKKHGFQVDSLVEGYYSSERNAYRMYLDFDSS; translated from the exons ATGGCGAACGTGGCGATTATTGAGCTTGACAGAAAATGTGCCAAGACAGTGGAAGAGATCGTGAAATTGGAGAGAAAGATCTTTCCCAAACACGAATCACTCGCTTCTTTCTTTGACGATGAACTGAGAAAGAAGAACAGTGGATTGCTTTGTCTTCACGTGGATGGCGAACTTGCAGGCTATGTCATGTattcttggccttcttccttGTACGCCTCTATCACCAAGCTCGCAG TGAAGGAGCAATGGAGGAAGCAAGGTCACGGAGAGGCTCTGCTGAAAGCGGCAATTCAGAAATGCAGGAGCAGGAAAGTTTCACGCATAATGCTTCATGTGGATCCCTTGAGGACTCCTGCAGTGAATCTTTACAAGAAACATGGTTTCCAAGTTGACAGTTTGGTTGAAGGGTACTACTCCTCAGAAAGAAATGCATATAGAATGTACTTGGACTTCGATTCCAGTTGA
- the LOC130746914 gene encoding tetraspanin-19 → MVRVLRSCMQSILKLVNSVIGMAGLAMILYSAWMIRVWQRQMGELPFGHDSDYPPPWFIYTFLGLGVTFCVITCSGHVAAETANGCCLYLYMVFVVLLIMLEAAVTVDVFLNREWEEDFPKDPSGNFDQFKDFIRSNYEMCKWVGLSLVSVQGLSLLLAMILKALGPHQYYDSSDDEYSPDRVPLLKNAPPYVVIDPVYGHGPKK, encoded by the exons ATGGTGAGGGTTCTGAGAAGCTGCATGCAATCGATATTGAAGCTGGTTAACTCGGTGATTGGAATGGCTGGGCTAGCCATGATTCTATACTCGGCTTGGATGATTAGGGTTTGGCAGAGGCAGATGGGCGAGCTTCCATTTGGTCATGATTCTGATTACCCACCTCcatg GTTCATTTACACGTTTCTTGGCCTTGGAGTTACGTTCTGTGTAATCACTTGTTCAGGCCATGTTGCTGCTGAAACTGCTAATGGCTGTTGCTTGTATTTG TATATGGTTTTTGTGGTTTTGCTTATCATGCTGGAGGCTGCAGTTACTGTTGATGTATTTTTAAACCGGGAATGGGAGGAg GACTTCCCTAAGGACCCCTCTGGGAATTTTGAtcagttcaaggatttcatcaGGTCAAACTATGAGATGTGTAAATGGGTAGGCCTATCACTTGTTTCTGTACAG GGACTCTCTCTATTGTTGGCAATGATACTCAAAGCTCTTGGGCCACATCAATATTATGACAGTAGTGATGATGAATATTCTCCTGACAGGGTACCACTTTTGAAGAATGCACCTCCATATGTTGTTATTGATCCAGTATATGGCCATGGCCCCAAAAAATGA
- the LOC130746915 gene encoding expansin-B3 codes for MQLHRSKLSLLFLSLALNLTLLRAAAAVQPQHHALDLHWHPGTATWYGDPEGDGSTGGACGYGTMVDVRPLRARVGAVGPLLFMNGEGCGACYKVKCLDSSMCSRRAVTVIITDECPGCPTDQTHFDLSGAAFGRMAIAGENGQLRNRGQIPVVYRRTPCKYPGRKIAFHVNEGSTPFWLSLLVEFEDAEGDIGSMHIQEAGSSEWLEMSHLWGANWCLNGGPIKGPFSVKLSTSTGRSLSARDVIPSNWVPKATYTSRLNFYP; via the exons ATGCAGCTCCACCGGTCGAAACTGAGCCTCTTATTCCTCAGCCTGGCCTTGAATCTCACACTGCTGCGCGCCGCGGCGGCGGTACAGCCTCAGCACCACGCTCTCGACCTGCATTGGCACCCCGGAACCGCCACCTGGTACGGCGACCCAGAAGGCGACGGTAGCACCG GTGGGGCATGTGGGTACGGAACAATGGTGGATGTGAGGCCGTTGAGGGCGCGGGTAGGGGCGGTGGGGCCGCTGCTGTTCATGAACGGAGAAGGGTGCGGCGCGTGCTACAAGGTCAAGTGCTTAGACAGCAGCATGTGCTCCAGGCGTGCTGTTACAGTTATTATCACCGACGAGTGTCCCGGTTGTCCCACCGACCAGACCCACTTTGACCTCAGCGGCGCCGCCTTTGGCCGCATGGCTATCGCCGGCGAGAACGGCCAGCTCAGAAACCGTGGCCAAATCCCAGTTGTTTACAGAAG aaCTCCTTGTAAATACCCTGGAAGAAAAATTGCCTTCCATGTTAATGAAGGTTCCACACCATTTTGGCTATCTCTTCTGGTTGAGTTTGAGGATGCAGAGGGAGATATTGGCTCCATGCATATACAAGAG GCAGGGTCTAGTGAGTGGCTAGAGATGAGTCATCTATGGGGTGCAAATTGGTGCCTTAATGGGGGGCCTATAAAGGGACCATTCTCTGTGAAACTAAGCACCTCCACTGGGAGAAGCCTCTCTGCCAGAGATGTTATTCCCAGCAATTGGGTTCCAAAAGCCACTTACACTTCTCGCCTAAATTTCTACCCCTAG